A portion of the Desulfurispora thermophila DSM 16022 genome contains these proteins:
- a CDS encoding ArsR/SmtB family transcription factor — protein MMNSQKIARALSDPIRYQILLLLARTDQSCCPVPAGENNLPGLCNCEIMAKMNMIQSRVSYHMKELVEAGLVTEQPSGKWKYYYLNQDVLQQFIRQLQQDFQLE, from the coding sequence ATGATGAACAGCCAGAAAATTGCCCGCGCCTTGAGCGACCCGATTCGCTACCAGATTTTATTGCTTTTGGCCCGCACCGACCAGAGCTGCTGTCCCGTACCGGCCGGCGAAAACAATCTACCCGGCCTGTGCAATTGCGAGATCATGGCTAAAATGAACATGATCCAGTCGCGGGTTTCTTACCACATGAAGGAACTGGTGGAAGCCGGCCTGGTGACCGAGCAACCCAGCGGCAAATGGAAGTATTATTATTTGAACCAGGACGTATTACAACAGTTCATACGCCAGCTCCAGCAAGATTTCCAACTGGAGTAA
- the pyrR gene encoding bifunctional pyr operon transcriptional regulator/uracil phosphoribosyltransferase PyrR, protein MDKEAIRRAITRIAHEIIERNKGTADLVLIGIRRRGVPLARRLAGRIREIEGREVPVGILDITLYRDDLSTLATQPVVHSTEVPFPIDGKKVVLVDDVIFTGRTVRAALDALVDLGRPRLIQLAVLVDRGHRELPIRPDYVGKNVPTSSREVVAVNLAEIDGQDIVQIMEMPG, encoded by the coding sequence ATGGATAAAGAGGCCATCCGCCGGGCCATTACCCGCATCGCCCATGAAATTATCGAGCGCAACAAGGGCACGGCGGACCTGGTGCTGATCGGTATCCGGCGGCGCGGTGTGCCGCTGGCCCGGCGGCTGGCTGGCCGCATCAGGGAGATAGAGGGCCGGGAGGTGCCGGTGGGTATTCTGGATATTACACTATACCGGGACGACCTGAGCACGTTGGCTACCCAGCCGGTGGTGCACAGTACCGAGGTCCCTTTTCCCATTGATGGCAAAAAAGTGGTGCTGGTGGATGATGTGATCTTCACCGGCCGTACAGTGCGGGCGGCACTGGACGCGTTGGTGGATCTGGGGCGGCCCCGCCTGATCCAGCTGGCGGTGCTGGTAGACCGGGGGCACCGGGAGCTGCCCATCCGGCCGGACTACGTGGGGAAAAATGTACCCACTTCCTCCCGGGAAGTGGTGGCCGTAAACCTGGCCGAAATAGACGGACAGGACATAGTGCAAATCATGGAAATGCCGGGATGA
- a CDS encoding aspartate carbamoyltransferase catalytic subunit — translation MPLMSRHLLGLEKMTREEIGLVLDTAASMKEILGRPIKKVPALRGKTVINLFYEASTRTRTSFELAAKHLSADSVNIATAASSVTKGESLIDTAATLRALGADAVVLRHPMAGAPHLLAQKVDCAVINAGDGAHEHPTQALLDLFTIRQKKGRLDGLTVVITGDIAHSRVARSNIWGLSKMGARVRLCGPETLMPPGLEKLPVEKFHDFDRAIAGADVVMMLRLQLERQQQGLFPSLREYARLYGLNRQRLSLAAPDALVMHPGPINRGVEITADVADGVQSVINEQVTNGVAVRMAVLYLLVGGGGGSETDAAGR, via the coding sequence ATGCCTTTAATGAGCAGGCATTTGCTGGGCCTGGAAAAGATGACCCGGGAAGAAATAGGCCTGGTGCTGGACACTGCCGCTTCCATGAAGGAGATCCTGGGCCGCCCCATTAAAAAGGTACCGGCGCTGCGGGGCAAGACCGTGATCAACCTTTTTTACGAGGCCAGCACGCGCACCCGCACCTCCTTTGAGCTGGCGGCCAAACATTTGAGTGCCGACAGCGTGAACATCGCCACTGCGGCCAGCAGTGTGACCAAAGGCGAGAGCCTGATTGATACGGCGGCCACCCTGCGCGCTCTGGGGGCCGATGCGGTGGTGTTGCGCCATCCCATGGCCGGTGCGCCCCACCTGCTGGCGCAAAAGGTGGACTGCGCGGTAATCAATGCCGGCGACGGGGCGCACGAGCACCCCACCCAGGCCCTGCTGGATCTGTTTACCATCCGGCAAAAAAAGGGGCGGCTGGACGGGCTGACCGTGGTAATCACGGGCGATATCGCCCACAGCCGGGTAGCCCGCTCCAATATCTGGGGGTTGAGCAAGATGGGCGCCCGGGTACGCTTGTGCGGGCCGGAGACGCTCATGCCGCCCGGCCTGGAAAAACTGCCTGTGGAAAAGTTCCACGACTTTGACCGGGCCATTGCCGGGGCCGACGTGGTGATGATGCTGCGCCTGCAACTGGAGCGGCAGCAACAGGGCCTGTTCCCGTCCCTGCGGGAATACGCCCGCCTGTACGGGTTAAACCGGCAAAGGCTCAGCCTGGCCGCGCCGGACGCGCTGGTGATGCACCCCGGTCCCATCAACCGGGGAGTGGAGATAACGGCCGATGTGGCCGATGGAGTGCAATCCGTGATCAATGAGCAGGTGACCAACGGGGTGGCCGTGCGCATGGCCGTGTTGTACCTGCTGGTAGGAGGAGGTGGCGGCAGTGAAACTGATGCTGCGGGGCGGTGA
- a CDS encoding dihydroorotase: MKLMLRGGEVVDPWQDRVTRADVLLEDDRVAAVGEKLPARGARVLDVSGQLILPGLIDMHVHLREPGYEYKEDIASGTAAAVRGGFTAVACMPNTNPVADNLTVLELIKARAHEAGLARVYPVAAITRGSRGEELVEMAELAAGGAVAFSDDGQPVRSAAVMRRALQYAGMLGRPIIAHCEDKDLAAGGAMHEGYVSTRLGLKGIPAAAEEVMVARDIILCELTGCPLHIAHVSTAGSVRLIREAKQRGLPVTAEAAPHHFALTHTAVEGYDTSTKVNPPLRAEEDVEAVRQGLADGTIDAIATDHAPHARHEKEVEYDLAPFGMIGLETALALIWTELVQPGWLTIPQAVAKMSAAPARILNIPICNWQPGCPADITVFDPAARWVVDPDSFASKSRNTPFAGRQLQGRAVITIVGGRIVYSAAEDCTGSTGR, encoded by the coding sequence GTGAAACTGATGCTGCGGGGCGGTGAAGTGGTTGACCCCTGGCAAGACCGGGTGACTAGGGCCGACGTGCTGTTGGAGGACGACCGGGTGGCCGCCGTGGGTGAAAAGTTACCGGCGCGGGGAGCGCGGGTGCTGGACGTTTCCGGCCAGCTCATTCTGCCCGGCTTGATTGATATGCACGTGCACCTGCGCGAACCGGGATACGAGTACAAGGAGGATATCGCTTCGGGCACGGCGGCGGCGGTGCGCGGTGGTTTCACGGCTGTGGCCTGCATGCCCAACACCAACCCGGTGGCCGATAATCTGACCGTTTTGGAACTGATCAAAGCGCGGGCGCATGAGGCCGGATTGGCCCGCGTTTACCCGGTGGCGGCCATCACCAGGGGCAGCCGGGGGGAAGAACTGGTGGAGATGGCCGAGCTGGCCGCCGGTGGAGCGGTGGCCTTTTCCGATGACGGGCAGCCGGTGCGTAGCGCGGCGGTGATGCGCCGGGCCTTGCAGTACGCCGGCATGCTGGGCCGGCCCATCATTGCCCACTGTGAGGATAAAGATCTGGCGGCCGGGGGAGCCATGCACGAGGGGTACGTGTCCACCCGGCTGGGCCTGAAGGGTATCCCGGCGGCGGCTGAGGAAGTGATGGTGGCCCGGGATATCATTCTCTGTGAGTTGACGGGATGTCCGCTGCATATCGCCCACGTCAGCACGGCGGGGTCGGTGCGCTTGATCCGGGAGGCCAAACAACGGGGACTACCCGTGACGGCCGAAGCGGCACCCCACCATTTCGCCCTCACCCACACGGCAGTGGAGGGGTATGATACGTCTACCAAAGTAAACCCGCCCCTGCGCGCGGAGGAAGATGTGGAGGCTGTACGGCAGGGGCTGGCCGATGGAACCATTGATGCTATAGCCACCGACCATGCTCCTCATGCCCGGCATGAGAAGGAAGTGGAGTATGATTTGGCTCCCTTTGGGATGATCGGGCTGGAAACAGCGCTGGCCCTGATCTGGACTGAGCTGGTACAGCCGGGCTGGTTGACCATACCGCAGGCTGTGGCCAAAATGTCAGCTGCTCCGGCTCGCATATTGAACATTCCAATCTGCAACTGGCAGCCCGGCTGTCCGGCCGACATCACGGTTTTCGACCCGGCCGCCCGGTGGGTGGTGGATCCGGACAGCTTTGCCAGCAAAAGCCGCAACACGCCCTTTGCCGGCCGCCAGCTGCAGGGCCGGGCGGTCATAACCATTGTGGGGGGACGAATAGTTTACAGCGCGGCAGAAGATTGTACCGGTTCGACAGGACGGTAA
- the carA gene encoding glutamine-hydrolyzing carbamoyl-phosphate synthase small subunit, producing the protein MQAILALEDGTIFTGKPFGARTTKWGEVVFNTGMTGYQEILTDPSYCGQIVVMTYPLIGNYGINREDFEAHKSFVRGFVVREDCDLPSNWRASYKIGDFLAREGVPGIAGIDTRALTRHLRNYGTMRGVISTVGGDVAELVEQAKNCPQLTGQQLVPEVATTGTFTIPGSGKRVVLVDLGSKRNIIRSLQERGCEIVVVPPHSTAEEILAHNPDGILLSNGPGDPVDVPETIATVRQLLGKKPLFGICLGHQVLALALGAKTYKMKFGHRGANHPVKDLATGRVYITSHNHGFSVDESSMAGCGLMVTHINLNDNTVEGMRHASLPVFSVQYHPEAAPGPHDSTYIFDQFLQMMNGEV; encoded by the coding sequence ATGCAGGCAATTCTGGCGCTGGAAGATGGCACGATTTTCACGGGCAAACCTTTTGGAGCGCGTACCACCAAATGGGGCGAAGTGGTTTTCAATACGGGCATGACCGGTTACCAGGAAATCCTCACCGACCCGTCCTACTGCGGGCAAATTGTGGTGATGACCTACCCGCTGATTGGTAACTACGGCATCAACCGGGAGGATTTTGAAGCGCACAAATCCTTTGTGCGCGGTTTTGTGGTGCGGGAGGATTGCGACCTGCCCAGCAACTGGCGGGCCAGCTACAAGATCGGCGATTTTCTGGCCCGGGAAGGAGTGCCGGGCATTGCCGGCATCGACACCCGGGCGCTGACCAGACACCTGCGCAACTACGGCACCATGCGCGGCGTGATCAGCACCGTGGGGGGCGATGTGGCCGAGCTGGTGGAGCAGGCCAAAAACTGCCCGCAGCTGACCGGCCAGCAGCTGGTGCCCGAGGTGGCCACAACCGGGACCTTTACCATTCCCGGTTCCGGCAAGCGGGTGGTGCTGGTTGACCTGGGCTCCAAGCGCAATATCATCCGCTCCCTGCAGGAACGGGGCTGTGAGATTGTGGTGGTGCCGCCACACAGCACGGCGGAGGAAATTCTGGCCCATAATCCGGACGGTATCCTGCTGTCCAACGGTCCCGGCGACCCGGTGGATGTACCTGAAACCATTGCCACGGTGCGCCAGCTGCTGGGGAAAAAACCCCTCTTTGGCATCTGCCTGGGGCACCAGGTGCTGGCCCTGGCTCTGGGGGCCAAGACCTACAAAATGAAGTTCGGCCACCGGGGGGCCAACCACCCGGTGAAGGATCTGGCTACCGGCCGGGTATACATCACTTCACACAACCACGGCTTTTCCGTGGACGAGAGCAGCATGGCCGGGTGTGGTCTGATGGTTACTCATATCAACCTGAATGACAACACGGTGGAGGGGATGCGTCACGCCAGCCTGCCCGTTTTCTCGGTGCAGTATCACCCCGAGGCGGCGCCCGGTCCCCACGACTCCACATACATCTTTGACCAGTTCCTGCAGATGATGAACGGGGAGGTTTAA
- the carB gene encoding carbamoyl-phosphate synthase large subunit yields the protein MPLRRDLRKVMVIGSGPIVIGQAAEFDYAGTQACRALREEGLEVVLINSNPATIMTDGNMADRVYIEPITPEFVTRVIEKERPDGLVPGLGGQVGLNMAKHLAESGVLEQFGVELLGTPLEAIRRAEDREGFKSTMQSIGQPVPPSVVVESVDEALEFARSVGYPLVVRPAYTLGGTGGGMVYNREELVAVTSRGLKASPIGQCLIECSVVGWKEIEFEVMRDNADNCITICGMENIDPMGIHTGDSIVVAPIQTLTDQEYQMLRSASIDIIRALQVAGGCNVQFALDPNSFNYYVIEVNPRVSRSSALASKATGYPIAKVSAKIAVGLNLDEIKNAVTGKTYACFEPALDYVVVKYPRWPFDKFSQADRLLGTQMKATGEVMAIDRNLEGALMKAVRSLEIGRPGLKSSELQALSQEQLETALQQADDRRLLVVAEALRRGMLLERIQRLTGIDAFFLRKLANLVHMERQITQVGLAGLDKELLYRAKQWGFADAYLAELLGCREEQVRELRYSYGIRPVYKMVDTCAAEFEAETPYFYSCYDGEDEARPGVGEKVAVLGSGPIRIGQGIEFDYCCVHSVWALREMGYEAIIINNNPETVSTDFDISDRLYFEPLLAEDVLHVLEKEKPLGVIVQFGGQTPINLAGRLQQAGIKILGSSVESIDTAEDRQRFDALLAELDIPRPPGRTVFSVPEAVQVAQEIGYPVLVRPSYVLGGRAMEIVYNQDELLNYMQHAVQVNPQHPVLVDKYLLGEELEVDAIADGESVLIPGIMRHIERAGVHSGDSIAVYPAGVSFKVQQQIVDYTTRLARALNVRGMINIQYVLHQGSVYVLEVNPRASRTVPYMSKITGIPIVNLATRVIMGQKLADLGYKSGLYPAPGVFGIKAPVFSFAKLTQVDVTLGPEMKSTGEVMGADSNYARALYKALVASGNTFPRRGAILVTLADKDKQEALPLVRCLAGMGFKLYATTGTAQFLSASGLNVEHVHKIREGTPNIIDLIRSGEIRMVLNTLTRGRAPERDGFQIRRAAVEYGVPCLTSLDTAWAICEVLSSIQEGDPIDVLALQDYAGAEQGAGRP from the coding sequence ATGCCGCTGCGCCGGGATCTGCGCAAAGTAATGGTCATTGGCTCGGGGCCCATTGTCATTGGTCAGGCTGCCGAATTCGACTACGCCGGCACACAGGCCTGCCGGGCTCTGCGGGAAGAGGGGCTGGAGGTGGTGCTGATCAACAGCAACCCGGCCACCATCATGACCGATGGCAATATGGCCGACCGGGTTTACATCGAGCCCATCACGCCCGAGTTTGTCACCCGGGTGATTGAGAAGGAGCGCCCGGACGGTCTAGTGCCCGGTCTGGGCGGCCAGGTGGGGCTGAACATGGCCAAACATTTGGCCGAGAGCGGGGTGCTGGAGCAGTTCGGCGTAGAACTGCTGGGTACGCCCCTGGAGGCCATCCGGCGGGCCGAAGACAGGGAGGGCTTCAAGTCCACCATGCAGAGCATCGGCCAGCCGGTGCCACCCAGCGTTGTGGTGGAAAGCGTGGATGAGGCCCTGGAGTTTGCCCGCAGCGTGGGCTACCCGCTGGTGGTGCGCCCGGCTTACACCCTGGGCGGCACCGGCGGTGGCATGGTCTACAACCGGGAGGAACTGGTGGCCGTGACCAGCCGGGGGCTGAAAGCCAGCCCCATCGGCCAGTGCCTGATTGAATGCAGTGTGGTGGGTTGGAAGGAAATAGAATTTGAAGTAATGCGCGACAATGCCGACAACTGCATCACTATCTGCGGCATGGAAAACATCGACCCCATGGGCATCCACACGGGTGACAGCATTGTGGTGGCCCCCATCCAGACGCTCACCGACCAGGAATACCAGATGCTGCGCAGCGCTTCCATAGACATCATCCGCGCCCTGCAGGTGGCCGGAGGGTGCAATGTGCAGTTTGCTCTGGACCCCAACAGTTTCAATTATTATGTGATCGAGGTCAACCCGCGGGTTTCCCGTTCCTCGGCCCTGGCTTCCAAGGCCACCGGGTATCCCATTGCCAAAGTGTCGGCCAAAATTGCCGTGGGCCTGAACCTGGATGAGATCAAAAATGCCGTGACGGGTAAAACCTATGCCTGCTTTGAGCCCGCCCTGGATTATGTGGTGGTAAAATACCCCCGCTGGCCCTTTGACAAGTTCAGCCAGGCCGACCGGTTGCTGGGCACCCAGATGAAGGCCACCGGCGAGGTGATGGCCATAGACCGCAACCTGGAGGGCGCACTGATGAAGGCTGTGCGCTCACTGGAAATTGGCCGGCCCGGCCTGAAAAGCAGTGAACTGCAGGCCCTCAGTCAGGAACAACTGGAGACCGCGCTCCAGCAGGCCGATGACCGGCGGCTGCTGGTGGTGGCCGAAGCACTGCGGCGGGGCATGCTCCTGGAGCGCATTCAGCGCCTGACGGGCATTGATGCCTTCTTCCTGCGCAAGCTGGCCAATCTGGTGCACATGGAAAGACAAATCACACAGGTCGGGCTGGCCGGGCTGGATAAAGAGCTCCTGTACCGGGCCAAACAGTGGGGTTTTGCCGATGCCTACCTGGCCGAACTGCTGGGCTGCCGGGAAGAGCAGGTGCGCGAACTGCGCTATAGTTATGGAATTCGTCCGGTATATAAAATGGTGGACACCTGCGCGGCCGAGTTTGAGGCCGAGACACCCTATTTTTACTCCTGCTACGATGGCGAGGACGAGGCCAGGCCCGGAGTGGGCGAGAAAGTGGCCGTGCTGGGCAGTGGTCCCATCCGCATTGGTCAGGGCATTGAGTTTGACTACTGCTGTGTGCACTCGGTCTGGGCGCTGCGCGAGATGGGTTACGAGGCCATCATAATCAACAATAACCCGGAGACCGTGAGCACAGATTTCGATATTTCCGACCGCCTGTACTTTGAACCCCTGCTGGCCGAGGACGTGCTGCATGTGCTGGAAAAGGAAAAGCCTCTGGGCGTAATTGTGCAATTTGGCGGCCAGACGCCCATCAACCTGGCCGGGCGCCTGCAGCAGGCCGGGATCAAGATCCTGGGTTCCTCGGTGGAAAGCATTGACACGGCGGAAGACAGGCAGCGCTTTGACGCCCTGCTGGCCGAGCTGGACATCCCCCGCCCGCCCGGACGAACGGTTTTCTCCGTGCCCGAGGCGGTGCAGGTGGCGCAGGAAATTGGTTATCCCGTCCTGGTGCGCCCTTCCTATGTGCTGGGGGGGCGGGCCATGGAAATAGTCTACAACCAGGACGAACTGCTCAATTACATGCAGCATGCGGTGCAGGTCAATCCGCAGCACCCCGTGCTGGTGGATAAGTACCTGCTGGGCGAGGAGCTGGAAGTGGACGCCATAGCCGACGGGGAGAGCGTGCTCATTCCCGGCATCATGCGCCACATTGAGCGGGCCGGCGTACACTCGGGCGACAGCATTGCGGTTTACCCGGCCGGCGTGTCTTTCAAGGTACAGCAGCAGATTGTGGACTACACGACCCGGCTGGCCCGGGCCTTGAATGTGCGCGGCATGATCAACATCCAGTATGTGCTGCACCAGGGCAGCGTCTATGTACTGGAGGTCAACCCGCGGGCCAGCCGCACCGTGCCCTATATGAGCAAGATCACCGGCATTCCCATTGTCAACCTGGCCACCCGGGTGATCATGGGGCAGAAACTGGCCGATTTGGGCTATAAGAGTGGCCTGTATCCCGCGCCGGGGGTATTTGGTATCAAAGCGCCCGTATTCAGCTTTGCCAAGCTGACCCAGGTGGATGTGACGCTGGGGCCGGAAATGAAATCTACCGGTGAGGTGATGGGGGCGGACAGCAATTACGCCCGGGCCCTGTACAAGGCTCTGGTGGCCTCGGGCAACACCTTCCCGCGCCGGGGGGCCATTCTGGTGACGCTGGCCGACAAGGACAAACAGGAGGCGCTGCCCCTGGTGCGCTGCCTGGCCGGTATGGGCTTCAAACTGTACGCCACCACGGGTACGGCGCAGTTTTTAAGCGCCAGCGGGCTAAATGTGGAGCACGTGCACAAAATCCGCGAGGGCACGCCCAATATTATCGACCTGATCCGTTCAGGAGAAATCAGGATGGTGCTGAACACCCTGACCAGGGGCCGTGCCCCCGAGCGGGACGGCTTCCAGATCCGGCGGGCGGCGGTGGAATACGGGGTGCCCTGCCTGACCTCGCTGGACACGGCCTGGGCCATTTGCGAGGTGCTCAGTTCCATCCAGGAAGGTGACCCCATCGACGTCCTGGCCCTGCAGGATTATGCCGGGGCGGAACAGGGAGCAGGGCGGCCATGA
- a CDS encoding dihydroorotate dehydrogenase electron transfer subunit, with product MKYQLWCEVLEHRAVGPACFELTLLAPPIAAAARPGQFVHLSCRAAGSYDPLLRRPLSIFAADGQRGTVSLLYRTEGRGTAWLAALPAGARVDVLGPLGHGFDLAKAGAGRPALLVAGGMGVAPLHFLACKLKNQPEPVEIIFFYGAGEKNQLLLLDRLSVLASELIISTDDGSLGQAGPVTEPLAAYLSGRPAGVIYSCGPRPMLAAVAELATRYDLPCEVSLEEKMACGVGACLGCACRTYRVAGRTNTSGEAGEAEQPPYSLVCTDGPVFDARVVFPPPEDRVARPGRVEK from the coding sequence ATGAAGTACCAGCTGTGGTGTGAAGTGCTGGAACACCGGGCGGTGGGGCCGGCTTGCTTTGAGCTGACTTTGCTGGCTCCGCCCATTGCTGCTGCCGCCCGGCCGGGGCAGTTTGTGCACCTGTCCTGCCGGGCCGCAGGCAGCTATGACCCCTTGCTGCGCCGACCGCTGAGTATTTTTGCCGCTGACGGGCAACGGGGCACTGTATCCCTGCTGTACCGGACAGAGGGGCGGGGCACGGCCTGGCTGGCCGCGCTGCCGGCCGGAGCCCGGGTGGATGTGTTGGGTCCGCTGGGCCACGGCTTTGACCTGGCAAAAGCCGGAGCGGGCCGGCCGGCCCTGCTGGTGGCCGGCGGCATGGGGGTGGCCCCGCTGCACTTTTTAGCCTGTAAATTAAAAAATCAGCCCGAACCGGTGGAGATAATCTTCTTTTATGGAGCGGGGGAGAAAAATCAATTGCTCCTGCTGGATAGGCTATCCGTACTGGCCAGCGAACTGATCATCAGCACGGATGACGGCAGCCTGGGCCAGGCCGGGCCGGTTACCGAACCGCTGGCCGCTTATCTGTCCGGACGACCGGCCGGAGTGATCTACAGCTGCGGGCCGCGCCCCATGCTGGCAGCGGTGGCTGAACTGGCGACGCGATACGACCTGCCCTGTGAGGTTTCCCTGGAAGAAAAAATGGCCTGCGGGGTGGGGGCCTGTCTGGGCTGCGCCTGCCGCACCTACCGGGTGGCGGGAAGGACAAACACCAGCGGTGAGGCCGGGGAGGCAGAGCAGCCGCCCTACAGTCTGGTTTGCACGGACGGTCCGGTATTCGACGCCCGGGTGGTTTTCCCGCCGCCGGAGGACCGGGTTGCCCGGCCGGGGAGGGTGGAAAAATGA
- a CDS encoding dihydroorotate dehydrogenase, whose protein sequence is MNLNLVVDLGGIKMANPVTVASGTFGYGQEYADLVNIRRLGAIIVKGTTLEPRAGNPPPRLVETPAGLLNAIGLMNPGVEAFVEQYLPYLRTAGVPVIVNIAGNTVEEYAALAARLDGVAGVAGLEVNISCPNVKKGGLQFGSDPEMAAQVTRAVKDNTRLPVIVKLSPNVTSITELAQRVAAAGADALSLINTLLGMAIDIHTRRPVLGNVLGGLSGPAIKPVALRCVWQVYQAVRLPILGMGGISCARDVLEFIMAGASAVAIGTANFVNPRVSEEVLDGIREFMIAEGVKDIKELVGAAHSV, encoded by the coding sequence ATGAATCTAAATCTGGTCGTGGATCTGGGCGGCATCAAGATGGCCAATCCGGTGACCGTAGCTTCGGGCACATTTGGCTACGGGCAGGAGTATGCCGACCTGGTGAACATCCGCCGTCTGGGAGCCATCATTGTCAAGGGAACCACGTTAGAGCCCCGGGCCGGCAACCCGCCGCCCCGCCTGGTGGAAACGCCGGCCGGTCTGCTCAACGCCATTGGTCTGATGAACCCGGGCGTGGAGGCGTTTGTTGAACAGTACCTGCCCTACCTGCGCACTGCAGGCGTGCCGGTGATTGTTAATATTGCCGGTAACACTGTTGAGGAGTACGCTGCTCTGGCCGCCCGCCTGGACGGGGTGGCAGGGGTGGCCGGGCTGGAAGTGAACATTTCCTGCCCCAATGTCAAAAAAGGCGGCCTGCAGTTTGGCAGTGATCCGGAGATGGCTGCCCAGGTTACCCGGGCGGTTAAGGATAACACCCGCCTGCCTGTGATTGTGAAGCTCTCCCCCAATGTCACCAGCATTACTGAGCTGGCCCAGCGGGTGGCGGCGGCCGGAGCGGATGCGCTTTCCCTGATCAACACATTGCTGGGTATGGCCATAGACATCCACACCAGGCGCCCGGTGCTGGGCAATGTGCTGGGCGGCCTCTCCGGCCCGGCCATCAAGCCGGTGGCCCTGCGCTGTGTCTGGCAGGTTTATCAGGCGGTGCGGTTGCCCATTCTGGGCATGGGCGGCATCAGCTGCGCCCGCGATGTTTTAGAGTTCATCATGGCCGGGGCCAGCGCCGTGGCCATAGGGACGGCCAATTTTGTCAACCCCCGGGTGAGTGAGGAAGTGCTGGATGGCATCCGGGAGTTTATGATTGCGGAAGGGGTTAAGGACATCAAAGAGCTGGTGGGGGCCGCCCACAGCGTTTAG
- the pyrF gene encoding orotidine-5'-phosphate decarboxylase, translated as MIQAKHKLIIALDVPDRQSVRQYVTMLAPYAGMFKVGMELYYSQGPGIIEEIKSLGGKIFLDLKLHDIPRTVGRAVSVLAALGVDMLNVHASGGLAMLQAAVEAARSAQQPPLMIAVTALTSLDERVWRQELGFGCSIEEKVRDWALLAKQAGLQGVVASAREIEIIKTHCGREFQVVTPGIRPSGSEPGDQKRVLTPGAAIAAGADYLVVGRPILQAPDPVAAARQILEEIEPVSTDLNVGSCLVLDT; from the coding sequence TTGATACAGGCCAAGCATAAGCTGATCATTGCCCTTGATGTACCCGACCGGCAGAGCGTCCGGCAATATGTGACCATGCTGGCCCCTTACGCGGGCATGTTTAAAGTGGGCATGGAGCTGTACTACAGCCAGGGCCCGGGAATCATTGAGGAAATCAAAAGCCTGGGGGGCAAAATATTTCTGGACTTAAAGCTGCACGACATCCCGCGCACGGTGGGCCGGGCGGTGTCCGTGCTGGCCGCTCTGGGCGTGGACATGCTCAATGTGCATGCCTCCGGTGGGCTGGCCATGCTGCAGGCGGCCGTCGAGGCGGCGCGGAGCGCGCAGCAGCCGCCGCTTATGATTGCGGTCACCGCTTTGACCAGCCTGGATGAAAGGGTCTGGCGGCAGGAATTGGGCTTTGGCTGCAGCATTGAGGAAAAAGTGCGGGACTGGGCCCTGCTGGCCAAACAGGCCGGCCTGCAGGGCGTGGTGGCTTCGGCGCGGGAGATTGAAATTATCAAAACACACTGCGGCCGGGAATTTCAGGTGGTTACGCCGGGCATTCGTCCGTCCGGCAGTGAGCCGGGCGATCAGAAACGCGTCCTGACGCCGGGGGCGGCCATTGCGGCCGGAGCCGACTACCTGGTGGTGGGCCGCCCCATCCTGCAGGCGCCCGACCCGGTGGCGGCGGCCAGGCAGATTCTGGAGGAGATTGAGCCAGTCTCTACTGACTTGAATGTTGGCAGTTGTTTAGTACTAGATACGTAG
- a CDS encoding small, acid-soluble spore protein, alpha/beta type: MSRRRNRVMSDRLKFELAKELGVADIVAREGDFGSVSSRDCGNLVKLAIQRAEQSLLQV, translated from the coding sequence ATGAGCAGACGCCGCAACCGGGTGATGTCGGACAGGCTCAAGTTTGAGCTGGCCAAGGAACTGGGCGTTGCCGATATCGTGGCCCGTGAAGGTGACTTCGGTTCGGTAAGCTCGCGTGACTGCGGTAACCTGGTAAAGCTGGCCATTCAACGGGCCGAGCAATCTCTGCTGCAGGTTTAA